Proteins from a genomic interval of Ferrovibrio terrae:
- the cysE gene encoding serine O-acetyltransferase — MPATLGKKYSSVDLLKHDPVWQRIREEAAHAAQQEPLLGSMAHSAVLHHERLEDALSYILAQKLGSTELSALGLREVIEDAFAADPDIGHAVRADLVAVNERDPACRSFLKPLLFFKGFQSLQAHRVANWLWREGRETMAFLLQSRTSEVFAVDINPAAKFGRGILIDHGTGVVIGETAVIDDDVSMLQNVTLGGTGKETGDRHPKIRRGVLIGAGAKILGNIEIGEGAKIGAGSVVLIPVPAHCTAAGVPAKIVGDCECEQPSREMNHGLPYHRDD; from the coding sequence ATGCCCGCGACTCTTGGCAAGAAATACAGCAGCGTCGACCTGCTGAAGCATGATCCGGTCTGGCAGCGCATCCGCGAGGAAGCCGCCCATGCCGCCCAGCAGGAACCTCTGCTCGGCAGCATGGCGCATTCGGCCGTGCTGCATCACGAGCGACTGGAAGACGCGCTGAGCTACATCCTGGCGCAGAAGCTGGGCAGCACCGAGCTGTCGGCGCTGGGCCTGCGCGAAGTGATCGAGGACGCCTTCGCCGCCGACCCGGATATCGGTCATGCCGTGCGCGCCGATCTGGTTGCCGTGAACGAGCGCGATCCGGCCTGCCGCAGCTTCCTGAAGCCCTTGCTGTTCTTCAAAGGCTTCCAGTCGCTGCAGGCGCATCGGGTGGCGAACTGGCTGTGGCGCGAAGGCCGCGAGACCATGGCCTTCCTGCTGCAAAGCCGCACCTCGGAAGTCTTCGCCGTCGATATCAATCCGGCAGCGAAGTTCGGCCGCGGCATCCTGATCGACCATGGCACCGGCGTGGTGATCGGCGAAACCGCCGTGATCGACGACGATGTCTCGATGCTGCAGAACGTGACGCTGGGCGGCACCGGCAAGGAAACCGGCGACCGCCATCCGAAGATCCGCCGCGGCGTGCTGATCGGCGCCGGCGCCAAGATCCTCGGCAATATCGAGATCGGTGAAGGCGCCAAGATCGGTGCCGGCAGCGTGGTGCTGATCCCGGTGCCCGCGCATTGCACGGCGGCCGGCGTGCCGGCCAAGATCGTCGGCGACTGCGAATGCGAGCAGCCGTCGCGCGAGATGAATCACGGCCTGCCCTACCACCGCGACGACTGA